The following proteins are encoded in a genomic region of Oreochromis aureus strain Israel breed Guangdong linkage group 8, ZZ_aureus, whole genome shotgun sequence:
- the entpd1 gene encoding ectonucleoside triphosphate diphosphohydrolase 1 isoform X1 produces the protein MSAQREMKEKNPWPTPVTIIIIIVIGVIAIVALVTVAVLQNKSVPQKYKYGIVLDAGSSHTALYIYQWPAEKDNNTGRVEQTHSCKVKGKGISSYASEPWKAGESLKECMGEAENTVPKERAHETPLYLGATAGMRLLDIVNSSASKKVFQAVEKALQNSPFSYQGARILSGQEEGAFGWVTVNYLDDRLKQGLKTTGALDLGGASTQISFISDNFDGSESPINSVNFRLYGNDYNLYTHSFLCYGKDQVLKMVLANQTQSGATTVLDPCFHSGYNETKNYSVLYDSPCVSGRKAQEAPEKFDHIGKGNFQECQKAVKSVFNFTFCKHSRCSFNGVFQPPLQGPFGAFSAYYFVMNFLNLTDTSMPLETVKEKLSQYCGTSWDKIKRQHPTVNVKYLAEYCFSGTYILTLLTEGYNFTAETYSNIKFIKKIKGSDAGWTLGYMLNLTNMIPAEAPDSPPLPHAGYVSIVTLMTILLVGLLLFVALRIFWPRCSKKTQIV, from the exons AGATGAAAGAGAAGAACCCCTGGCCTACGCCTGtgaccatcatcatcatcattgtgaTTGGTGTCATAGCGATTGTTGCCCTGGTGACCGTGGCAGTTTTGCAGAACAAATCTGTCCCCCAAAAGTACAAG TATGGGATTGTGCTGGATGCTGGATCTTCCCACACAGCTCTTTATATTTATCAGTGGCCAGCAGAGAAGGATAACAACACTGGCAGAGTTGAACAGACACACTCCTGCAAAGTCAAAG GTAAAGGTATTTCCAGCTATGCGTCTGAACCATGGAAAGCAGGAGAGTCTCTGAAAGAGTGCATGGGGGAGGCTGAGAACACTGTCCCCAAAGAAAGAGCTCACGAGACCCCGCTCTATCTGGGAGCCACAGCAGGAATGAGGCTGCTGGA TATTGTGAATAGCTCGGCATCAAAGAAGGTATTTCAGGCTGTGGAGAAAGCCCTGCAGAACTCTCCCTTCTCCTATCAGGGAGCAAGAATCCTCAGTGGGCAGGAAGAGGGTGCCTTCGGGTGGGTCACAGTCAACTACTTGGATGATCGTCTCAAACAG GGCTTGAAAACAACAGGCGCTCTTGACCTTGGCGGGGCGTCTACTCAAATTAGCTTTATATCCGATAATTTTGACGGCTCAGAGTCACCCATCAACTCTGTCAACTTCCGACTCTATGGAAATGATTATAACCTGTATACTCACAGCTTCCTGTGCTACGGAAAAGACCAAGTGTTAAAAATGGTGCTGGCAAATCAAACTCAG TCAGGTGCAACAACAGTATTGGATCCTTGTTTCCACTCAGGCTACAATGAGACAAAGAACTACTCCGTCCTTTATGACAGCCCCTGTGTGTCAGGCAGGAAAGCTCAGGAAGCTCCAGAAAAATTTGATCACATTGGGAAGGGAAACTTCCAAGAATGCCAGAAAGCTGTCAAAAGTGTATTTAACTTTACTTTCTGCAAACACAGTCGATGCTCTTTCAATGGGGTCTTCCAGCCTCCTTTGCAGGGGCCATTCGGG GCGTTCTCTGCTTACTACTTTGTGATGAACTTCCTCAATTTGACTGATACATCCATGCCCCTTGAAACTGTCAAGGAAAAGCTAAGCCAGTACTGTGGTACCTCTTGGGATAAG ATAAAGAGGCAGCATCCTACAGTAAACGTAAAGTATCTGGCTGAGTACTGCTTCTCAGGCACCTACATCCTCACCCTGCTGACAGAAGGGTACAATTTCACTGCAGAGACTTACTCAAACATAAAATTCATCAAGAAG ATAAAAGGCAGTGATGCAGGCTGGACTCTGGGTTACATGTTGAATCTCACCAACATGATCCCAGCTGAGGCTCCTGACTCACCCCCTCTCCCCCATGCTGGCTACGTCTCCATAGTAACCCTCATGACAATACTACTCGTCGGCCTCCTCTTATTTGTCGCCCTCCGCATATTCTGGCCCCGTTGCtccaagaaaacacaaattgtATAA
- the entpd1 gene encoding ectonucleoside triphosphate diphosphohydrolase 1 isoform X3 — protein MSAQREMKEKNPWPTPVTIIIIIVIGVIAIVALVTVAVLQNKSVPQKYKYGIVLDAGSSHTALYIYQWPAEKDNNTGRVEQTHSCKVKGKGISSYASEPWKAGESLKECMGEAENTVPKERAHETPLYLGATAGMRLLDIVNSSASKKVFQAVEKALQNSPFSYQGARILSGQEEGAFGWVTVNYLDDRLKQGLKTTGALDLGGASTQISFISDNFDGSESPINSVNFRLYGNDYNLYTHSFLCYGKDQVLKMVLANQTQSGATTVLDPCFHSGYNETKNYSVLYDSPCVSGRKAQEAPEKFDHIGKGNFQECQKAVKSVFNFTFCKHSRCSFNGVFQPPLQGPFGAFSAYYFVMNFLNLTDTSMPLETVKEKLSQYCGTSWDKIKRQHPTVNVKYLAEYCFSGTYILTLLTEG, from the exons AGATGAAAGAGAAGAACCCCTGGCCTACGCCTGtgaccatcatcatcatcattgtgaTTGGTGTCATAGCGATTGTTGCCCTGGTGACCGTGGCAGTTTTGCAGAACAAATCTGTCCCCCAAAAGTACAAG TATGGGATTGTGCTGGATGCTGGATCTTCCCACACAGCTCTTTATATTTATCAGTGGCCAGCAGAGAAGGATAACAACACTGGCAGAGTTGAACAGACACACTCCTGCAAAGTCAAAG GTAAAGGTATTTCCAGCTATGCGTCTGAACCATGGAAAGCAGGAGAGTCTCTGAAAGAGTGCATGGGGGAGGCTGAGAACACTGTCCCCAAAGAAAGAGCTCACGAGACCCCGCTCTATCTGGGAGCCACAGCAGGAATGAGGCTGCTGGA TATTGTGAATAGCTCGGCATCAAAGAAGGTATTTCAGGCTGTGGAGAAAGCCCTGCAGAACTCTCCCTTCTCCTATCAGGGAGCAAGAATCCTCAGTGGGCAGGAAGAGGGTGCCTTCGGGTGGGTCACAGTCAACTACTTGGATGATCGTCTCAAACAG GGCTTGAAAACAACAGGCGCTCTTGACCTTGGCGGGGCGTCTACTCAAATTAGCTTTATATCCGATAATTTTGACGGCTCAGAGTCACCCATCAACTCTGTCAACTTCCGACTCTATGGAAATGATTATAACCTGTATACTCACAGCTTCCTGTGCTACGGAAAAGACCAAGTGTTAAAAATGGTGCTGGCAAATCAAACTCAG TCAGGTGCAACAACAGTATTGGATCCTTGTTTCCACTCAGGCTACAATGAGACAAAGAACTACTCCGTCCTTTATGACAGCCCCTGTGTGTCAGGCAGGAAAGCTCAGGAAGCTCCAGAAAAATTTGATCACATTGGGAAGGGAAACTTCCAAGAATGCCAGAAAGCTGTCAAAAGTGTATTTAACTTTACTTTCTGCAAACACAGTCGATGCTCTTTCAATGGGGTCTTCCAGCCTCCTTTGCAGGGGCCATTCGGG GCGTTCTCTGCTTACTACTTTGTGATGAACTTCCTCAATTTGACTGATACATCCATGCCCCTTGAAACTGTCAAGGAAAAGCTAAGCCAGTACTGTGGTACCTCTTGGGATAAG ATAAAGAGGCAGCATCCTACAGTAAACGTAAAGTATCTGGCTGAGTACTGCTTCTCAGGCACCTACATCCTCACCCTGCTGACAGAAGG ATAA
- the entpd1 gene encoding ectonucleoside triphosphate diphosphohydrolase 1 isoform X2, with protein MKEKNPWPTPVTIIIIIVIGVIAIVALVTVAVLQNKSVPQKYKYGIVLDAGSSHTALYIYQWPAEKDNNTGRVEQTHSCKVKGKGISSYASEPWKAGESLKECMGEAENTVPKERAHETPLYLGATAGMRLLDIVNSSASKKVFQAVEKALQNSPFSYQGARILSGQEEGAFGWVTVNYLDDRLKQGLKTTGALDLGGASTQISFISDNFDGSESPINSVNFRLYGNDYNLYTHSFLCYGKDQVLKMVLANQTQSGATTVLDPCFHSGYNETKNYSVLYDSPCVSGRKAQEAPEKFDHIGKGNFQECQKAVKSVFNFTFCKHSRCSFNGVFQPPLQGPFGAFSAYYFVMNFLNLTDTSMPLETVKEKLSQYCGTSWDKIKRQHPTVNVKYLAEYCFSGTYILTLLTEGYNFTAETYSNIKFIKKIKGSDAGWTLGYMLNLTNMIPAEAPDSPPLPHAGYVSIVTLMTILLVGLLLFVALRIFWPRCSKKTQIV; from the exons ATGAAAGAGAAGAACCCCTGGCCTACGCCTGtgaccatcatcatcatcattgtgaTTGGTGTCATAGCGATTGTTGCCCTGGTGACCGTGGCAGTTTTGCAGAACAAATCTGTCCCCCAAAAGTACAAG TATGGGATTGTGCTGGATGCTGGATCTTCCCACACAGCTCTTTATATTTATCAGTGGCCAGCAGAGAAGGATAACAACACTGGCAGAGTTGAACAGACACACTCCTGCAAAGTCAAAG GTAAAGGTATTTCCAGCTATGCGTCTGAACCATGGAAAGCAGGAGAGTCTCTGAAAGAGTGCATGGGGGAGGCTGAGAACACTGTCCCCAAAGAAAGAGCTCACGAGACCCCGCTCTATCTGGGAGCCACAGCAGGAATGAGGCTGCTGGA TATTGTGAATAGCTCGGCATCAAAGAAGGTATTTCAGGCTGTGGAGAAAGCCCTGCAGAACTCTCCCTTCTCCTATCAGGGAGCAAGAATCCTCAGTGGGCAGGAAGAGGGTGCCTTCGGGTGGGTCACAGTCAACTACTTGGATGATCGTCTCAAACAG GGCTTGAAAACAACAGGCGCTCTTGACCTTGGCGGGGCGTCTACTCAAATTAGCTTTATATCCGATAATTTTGACGGCTCAGAGTCACCCATCAACTCTGTCAACTTCCGACTCTATGGAAATGATTATAACCTGTATACTCACAGCTTCCTGTGCTACGGAAAAGACCAAGTGTTAAAAATGGTGCTGGCAAATCAAACTCAG TCAGGTGCAACAACAGTATTGGATCCTTGTTTCCACTCAGGCTACAATGAGACAAAGAACTACTCCGTCCTTTATGACAGCCCCTGTGTGTCAGGCAGGAAAGCTCAGGAAGCTCCAGAAAAATTTGATCACATTGGGAAGGGAAACTTCCAAGAATGCCAGAAAGCTGTCAAAAGTGTATTTAACTTTACTTTCTGCAAACACAGTCGATGCTCTTTCAATGGGGTCTTCCAGCCTCCTTTGCAGGGGCCATTCGGG GCGTTCTCTGCTTACTACTTTGTGATGAACTTCCTCAATTTGACTGATACATCCATGCCCCTTGAAACTGTCAAGGAAAAGCTAAGCCAGTACTGTGGTACCTCTTGGGATAAG ATAAAGAGGCAGCATCCTACAGTAAACGTAAAGTATCTGGCTGAGTACTGCTTCTCAGGCACCTACATCCTCACCCTGCTGACAGAAGGGTACAATTTCACTGCAGAGACTTACTCAAACATAAAATTCATCAAGAAG ATAAAAGGCAGTGATGCAGGCTGGACTCTGGGTTACATGTTGAATCTCACCAACATGATCCCAGCTGAGGCTCCTGACTCACCCCCTCTCCCCCATGCTGGCTACGTCTCCATAGTAACCCTCATGACAATACTACTCGTCGGCCTCCTCTTATTTGTCGCCCTCCGCATATTCTGGCCCCGTTGCtccaagaaaacacaaattgtATAA